One window of Thermocoleostomius sinensis A174 genomic DNA carries:
- a CDS encoding IS5 family transposase, producing MSKAYPSNLTRAQYEVLSELIPAAKPGGRPRSVDLWEVLNAMLYVLVEGCRWRSLPGDFPAWQTVYTYFRNWRLDGTWISIHDQLHQWVRIDAQRYPSPSEAIIDSQSIKSAAGVHQQVGFDGGKLITGRKRFLTVDTLGLVLRVFVSAANLGEREGGKRVLKRVKRMKKKVSRLITIWVDGGFDGAPFLMWVMDVCRWIVQVVLRPEQTKGFSLLKKRWVVERTFGWLMGCRRLVRDYELLPETSETLIYLAMIRIMVRRLA from the coding sequence ATGAGTAAAGCATATCCCAGTAACCTAACCCGCGCCCAATATGAGGTTTTGAGTGAATTAATTCCAGCAGCAAAGCCAGGTGGTCGTCCTCGCAGCGTTGACCTGTGGGAGGTGCTCAATGCCATGCTCTATGTTCTGGTTGAAGGCTGTCGTTGGCGTTCTTTACCTGGTGATTTCCCAGCCTGGCAGACGGTGTACACGTACTTCCGCAACTGGCGATTGGACGGCACCTGGATTTCCATTCATGACCAGTTGCACCAGTGGGTTCGCATCGATGCGCAACGCTATCCTAGTCCATCAGAAGCGATCATCGATAGCCAAAGCATCAAGAGTGCAGCAGGAGTTCATCAACAAGTTGGCTTTGATGGAGGCAAGCTGATTACAGGACGCAAACGATTTTTAACGGTGGATACGTTAGGACTGGTTTTGCGGGTGTTTGTGAGTGCGGCAAACCTGGGGGAACGCGAAGGGGGCAAACGTGTCCTCAAACGAGTCAAACGGATGAAGAAAAAGGTTTCACGCTTAATCACCATTTGGGTAGACGGCGGGTTCGATGGCGCCCCTTTTCTGATGTGGGTGATGGATGTTTGTCGTTGGATTGTGCAAGTTGTACTGCGACCTGAGCAAACCAAAGGCTTTAGCTTGCTCAAAAAGAGGTGGGTGGTAGAACGAACTTTTGGTTGGCTAATGGGATGCAGACGGTTGGTCAGAGACTATGAATTATTACCAGAGACATCAGAAACCTTGATCTACCTTGCCATGATTCGGATTATGGTGAGGCGGTTGGCATAA
- a CDS encoding helix-turn-helix transcriptional regulator — MAALTTISTTASSPRSSLAYLSDSPRSNNLPVLIQYALEGLMDGIMLLSAQGDLLFANRCAKRLCYQLTETLAAASSSLPPSCPSAVPLPIWRSCQTLMTESKSVSPQVFVIEDEIKTEETGSIRIRAQWLQLKMIDGPCLLVTLEDRQQSAQHKASTEAQKYGLSDRETQVWQLKQAGATYKTIAATLHISEDTVRKHIKSIHAKRDKVEGLSICG; from the coding sequence ATGGCTGCCTTAACAACGATTTCTACAACCGCTAGTTCTCCTCGATCGTCTTTAGCATATCTTTCAGACAGCCCTCGCTCGAACAATTTGCCTGTGTTGATTCAGTATGCTTTAGAAGGACTAATGGATGGCATCATGCTGCTAAGTGCTCAAGGAGACTTGCTGTTTGCCAACCGTTGCGCTAAGCGCCTTTGCTACCAATTAACTGAAACTTTGGCAGCGGCTTCATCTTCTCTACCTCCTTCTTGCCCAAGTGCTGTGCCATTACCAATTTGGCGTAGCTGTCAAACGCTCATGACCGAGAGCAAATCTGTTTCTCCTCAAGTGTTCGTGATTGAAGACGAAATTAAAACCGAGGAGACAGGTTCGATTCGGATTCGTGCCCAGTGGCTGCAATTAAAAATGATCGACGGCCCTTGTTTGTTGGTGACGTTAGAAGATCGGCAGCAGTCGGCGCAACACAAAGCCAGTACCGAAGCTCAGAAGTATGGCTTGTCCGATCGAGAAACGCAAGTTTGGCAGTTGAAGCAAGCGGGGGCAACGTATAAAACGATCGCTGCTACGCTGCACATTAGCGAAGACACAGTACGTAAGCACATTAAGAGCATTCATGCTAAGCGCGATAAAGTGGAGGGGCTGAGTATTTGTGGGTAG
- the clpS gene encoding ATP-dependent Clp protease adapter ClpS, which yields MTAVVTMSPIATLTAMTTSPTIAPEKSSQTVQKPYPNYKVIVLNDDFNTFQHVANSLMKYIPGMTSDRAWDLTNQVHYEGQATVWVGPQEQAELYHQQLSRAGLTMAPLEAA from the coding sequence ATGACAGCAGTAGTCACCATGTCCCCAATAGCCACACTAACGGCAATGACCACTTCGCCGACGATTGCACCAGAAAAATCTAGCCAAACGGTGCAAAAACCCTATCCCAACTATAAAGTGATTGTGTTGAATGATGACTTCAATACGTTTCAGCATGTGGCCAACAGCTTGATGAAGTACATTCCTGGGATGACTAGCGATCGGGCTTGGGATCTGACGAACCAAGTACACTACGAAGGGCAGGCTACCGTTTGGGTAGGGCCTCAAGAGCAAGCAGAACTATATCATCAGCAGTTAAGCCGAGCCGGATTGACGATGGCTCCTTTGGAAGCCGCATAG
- the malQ gene encoding 4-alpha-glucanotransferase, whose amino-acid sequence MPFPRSSGVLLHPSSFPSQFGIGDLGPTAYQFIDFLRAAGQRLWQILPLGPTGYGDSPYQCFSANAGNPLLISPEQLRDIGLLTNDDLRQLPQLPLQVDYGWVIHSKEPLLRKACQQFRSQADASLQQAFADFCQMQADWLEDYALFRSLKDAHRGASWHQWEPPIAHHEPEAVEAWRSKLADEIFYHKFLQFEFSRQWTGLKAYANQNGVEVLGDLPIYLAHDSAEVWAHSDLFCLDSETGLPTQMAGVPPDYFSATGQLWGNPLYNWERMQEDDFNWWIQRFRKLFERVDLVRIDHFRGFEAYWAVPQGEATAINGQWLLAPGKQLFTRLKDELGTLPIIAEDLGVITPEVEALRDEFEFPGMKVLHFAFDSQPDNPYLPFNYTPNCVVYTGTHDNDTTVGWFNKRSPDEQARVQRYLSESSQGIHWDLVRLAFATVANQAIIPLQDVLGLGSEARMNEPSRAAGNWGWRYQADALTEELSDRLRHLTVLYGRFASKR is encoded by the coding sequence ATGCCATTCCCGAGATCCAGCGGCGTCCTGCTACATCCAAGTTCTTTTCCCAGTCAATTTGGAATTGGTGATTTAGGCCCAACAGCGTATCAATTTATCGATTTTCTGCGCGCAGCAGGACAGCGACTCTGGCAAATTCTACCGCTTGGACCCACCGGGTATGGCGATTCACCCTATCAGTGCTTTTCAGCTAATGCTGGCAATCCCTTGTTGATTAGTCCAGAGCAACTGCGAGACATTGGGCTATTAACAAACGACGATCTGCGCCAACTGCCGCAACTGCCGCTGCAAGTTGATTATGGTTGGGTGATTCACAGTAAAGAACCGCTGCTACGCAAAGCCTGTCAACAGTTTCGATCGCAAGCGGATGCATCGCTGCAACAGGCGTTTGCAGACTTTTGTCAAATGCAGGCTGATTGGCTGGAAGACTATGCCCTGTTTCGATCGCTGAAAGATGCCCACCGTGGCGCAAGCTGGCATCAATGGGAACCACCGATCGCCCATCACGAACCGGAGGCTGTAGAAGCGTGGCGATCGAAGCTGGCGGATGAAATTTTTTATCACAAGTTTCTGCAATTTGAATTCTCTCGCCAGTGGACAGGGCTTAAAGCCTACGCCAATCAAAACGGGGTGGAAGTCTTAGGTGATCTGCCCATCTATCTGGCTCACGATAGTGCTGAAGTGTGGGCCCATTCAGACTTATTCTGCCTCGACTCAGAAACCGGGCTACCAACGCAGATGGCTGGGGTTCCACCCGATTATTTTAGCGCCACGGGTCAGTTGTGGGGCAATCCTCTCTACAACTGGGAGCGAATGCAAGAAGATGATTTCAACTGGTGGATTCAACGCTTTCGCAAGCTATTTGAGCGGGTTGACTTGGTGCGGATTGATCACTTCCGGGGCTTTGAAGCTTACTGGGCGGTGCCCCAAGGTGAAGCAACGGCGATCAATGGGCAGTGGTTGCTGGCTCCGGGTAAGCAGCTTTTTACCCGCCTGAAAGACGAACTAGGTACTCTACCGATTATTGCTGAAGATTTGGGGGTGATTACACCAGAAGTGGAGGCGTTACGAGATGAGTTCGAGTTTCCGGGAATGAAGGTGCTGCACTTTGCCTTTGATTCGCAACCAGACAACCCCTATCTGCCGTTTAACTACACGCCTAACTGTGTCGTCTATACTGGAACCCACGATAACGACACCACTGTGGGATGGTTTAATAAACGATCACCTGACGAACAAGCAAGAGTACAGCGCTATTTGAGTGAGTCGTCTCAGGGCATTCACTGGGATCTAGTGCGTCTGGCCTTTGCCACAGTGGCTAATCAAGCCATCATTCCCCTGCAAGATGTGTTGGGGCTGGGTAGTGAGGCCCGCATGAATGAACCCAGTCGAGCAGCAGGAAATTGGGGCTGGCGTTATCAGGCAGACGCACTGACTGAGGAATTAAGCGATCGGCTGCGTCACCTGACGGTTCTCTATGGTCGATTCGCGTCCAAGCGATGA
- a CDS encoding sugar O-acetyltransferase yields MEQDERTEKQRMLDGDLYLGSDPTLVAARQRAHRLLQTYNQVAIEDTQQQTQLLHELFGQVGANPQIMPPFHCDYGSHIYVGDRFYMNVGCVILDCNTVHIGDDVLCAPHVQIYTAYHPVDPTVRLTGREYAAPVRIGNNVWIGGGAIICPGVTIGDNTTIGAGSVVTKDIPANVVAVGNPCRVLRSV; encoded by the coding sequence ATGGAACAGGATGAACGCACAGAAAAGCAACGAATGTTGGACGGCGATCTCTATCTGGGATCTGATCCAACTCTGGTAGCAGCACGACAGCGCGCTCATCGCTTACTGCAAACCTACAATCAAGTAGCGATCGAGGATACTCAACAACAAACCCAACTCTTACACGAGTTGTTTGGGCAGGTGGGAGCCAATCCTCAAATTATGCCGCCGTTTCACTGTGACTACGGCAGTCACATTTATGTGGGCGATCGGTTTTACATGAATGTGGGCTGTGTGATTTTAGATTGCAATACCGTTCACATTGGCGATGATGTTTTGTGTGCGCCGCATGTGCAAATCTATACAGCCTATCACCCGGTTGATCCTACCGTGCGGCTAACTGGCCGGGAATATGCTGCGCCAGTTCGGATTGGCAACAATGTTTGGATTGGCGGTGGAGCGATCATTTGTCCAGGGGTAACGATCGGCGACAACACAACCATTGGGGCCGGCAGTGTCGTCACCAAAGATATTCCAGCCAATGTGGTCGCGGTAGGAAAC